The following proteins come from a genomic window of bacterium:
- a CDS encoding antibiotic biosynthesis monooxygenase: MRTITVQATIRQDHLERFLTASIANARASVATEPGCRRFDIFGDDTDPARVGFNEIYDDDGAVEAHGESAHFAAWFAATDGMADQLVWATCRSLDSTAKARRDATGERSEDPPSTGGMVVYQARISVRPEDTDGFIGSVTEQARAAAAAEQGLLRFDINQNLDIATEFWLYRVHTDGAAAGDHAAAPYTAAHLDRYGGYYSDGAPRPISGPNIWPPDTGW; encoded by the coding sequence ATGAGAACCATCACTGTTCAGGCCACCATCCGCCAGGATCACCTGGAAAGGTTCCTGACGGCGTCGATCGCCAACGCCCGTGCGTCTGTGGCGACCGAGCCAGGGTGCCGCCGTTTCGACATCTTCGGTGACGATACGGACCCGGCCAGGGTGGGATTCAACGAGATCTACGACGATGACGGCGCGGTCGAAGCCCACGGCGAGTCGGCGCACTTCGCAGCCTGGTTTGCGGCTACCGATGGAATGGCGGATCAACTGGTCTGGGCAACGTGCCGCAGCCTCGACAGCACCGCCAAGGCGCGCCGTGACGCGACCGGGGAGCGATCCGAAGATCCTCCATCCACCGGGGGGATGGTGGTCTACCAGGCGCGCATCTCCGTGCGACCCGAGGACACCGACGGCTTCATCGGATCGGTGACGGAGCAGGCCCGTGCAGCCGCAGCAGCGGAACAGGGGCTGCTCCGTTTCGACATCAACCAGAATCTCGACATCGCCACCGAGTTCTGGCTCTATCGGGTCCACACCGATGGCGCCGCGGCGGGCGACCACGCGGCCGCGCCCTACACGGCTGCCCATCTCGATCGATACGGCGGGTACTACTCGGACGGAGCGCCTCGGCCCATCTCCGGACCGAACATCTGGCCACCGGACACCGGGTGGTGA
- a CDS encoding ABC transporter permease subunit, with protein MGVLLAGWELVGQFEVFGRGWPPFTDVLESLSKDREILRRAAAGTIRDAVRGFAAGMALGISLAIIGLVIIPLRRGIGRLATVVNSIPWIALGPLIVMVVSSSATPVVFASLAVFFSSFIAVSSGFNLVSASHQDVFTVLGASRTSRFWRLEIPAVLPSIVYAAKLGAPAAMFGVVFGEWFGTTEPGLGLVMVVALQQFFTARLWAAAGLTAFIAIVAFGLFALVEELVRRRDFSVRQDVRELADAGRSKEGEREPASWRGRLVDIALTVWPFVLVIGFWQFAVTIWDVSPIVAPTPESVVSDIAGDPGTYLSYTFNTLQMAAVGLLVGSLIGLVAALASWLSPVLRGMLTTPMIIMYSVPLVATVPIMARVIGYTRTTVVAVAALVSMFPTFVLVSSGFRSTPPGADDVFSVMGARRRARLRHLALPSAVPDFLTALRLNGALAIVAAILGEYLTGRDGLGWLFALSYGGLEMARAWGSAVVIVVLSVVVYVGASRLEERGQQRML; from the coding sequence GTGGGAGTCCTCCTCGCGGGATGGGAGTTGGTCGGCCAATTCGAGGTGTTCGGTAGGGGTTGGCCGCCTTTCACGGATGTTCTCGAGTCTCTCTCCAAGGACAGGGAAATCCTGCGTCGGGCCGCCGCAGGCACGATCCGGGACGCGGTGCGGGGATTCGCCGCCGGGATGGCACTGGGAATCTCTCTGGCCATCATCGGGCTGGTCATCATCCCGCTCCGCCGGGGCATCGGGCGCCTGGCCACCGTTGTCAATTCCATCCCCTGGATCGCCCTGGGCCCGCTCATCGTCATGGTGGTGTCATCGTCGGCGACTCCGGTGGTCTTCGCGAGCCTGGCCGTGTTCTTCTCGAGCTTCATCGCGGTGAGTTCCGGTTTCAACCTCGTGAGCGCATCCCATCAGGACGTGTTCACCGTTCTGGGGGCGTCCAGGACCAGCCGCTTCTGGAGGCTGGAGATACCGGCGGTGCTGCCTTCGATCGTGTACGCGGCCAAGCTCGGCGCTCCCGCCGCCATGTTCGGCGTGGTCTTCGGCGAGTGGTTCGGCACGACCGAGCCAGGATTGGGCCTGGTGATGGTCGTGGCCCTCCAGCAGTTCTTCACCGCCCGGCTCTGGGCCGCCGCAGGGCTGACGGCCTTCATAGCGATCGTGGCTTTCGGCCTCTTCGCCCTGGTGGAAGAACTGGTCCGGCGTCGCGACTTCTCCGTCCGCCAGGACGTGCGGGAACTGGCCGATGCCGGCCGATCGAAGGAGGGGGAGAGGGAGCCCGCTTCCTGGCGCGGCCGGCTGGTGGACATTGCTCTCACGGTGTGGCCCTTCGTCTTGGTCATCGGCTTCTGGCAGTTCGCGGTCACGATCTGGGACGTCAGTCCCATCGTGGCCCCCACCCCCGAATCGGTGGTGAGCGACATCGCCGGAGATCCCGGTACCTACCTCTCGTACACGTTCAACACGCTGCAGATGGCTGCGGTGGGTCTGCTGGTCGGCAGCCTCATCGGGCTGGTGGCGGCACTGGCGAGCTGGCTGTCTCCGGTGCTGAGGGGCATGCTCACCACACCCATGATCATCATGTACTCCGTTCCGCTGGTAGCGACCGTCCCGATCATGGCGAGGGTGATCGGTTACACGCGGACCACGGTTGTGGCGGTTGCCGCCCTGGTCTCGATGTTCCCGACCTTCGTGCTGGTCAGTTCCGGTTTTCGTTCCACACCCCCCGGCGCCGACGATGTGTTCTCCGTCATGGGAGCACGGCGCCGCGCCAGATTGCGTCACCTGGCGTTGCCTTCAGCAGTACCCGACTTCCTCACCGCGCTCCGGCTGAACGGGGCCCTGGCGATCGTCGCCGCGATCTTGGGGGAGTACCTCACCGGCCGCGACGGCCTCGGGTGGCTCTTCGCTCTCTCGTACGGCGGTCTCGAAATGGCTCGGGCCTGGGGCTCCGCGGTGGTAATAGTCGTCCTGTCGGTGGTCGTATACGTCGGCGCCAGCCGGCTCGAGGAGCGCGGGCAGCAGCGGATGCTCTAG
- a CDS encoding ABC transporter substrate-binding protein, translated as MILVLALLAAACGDDEPAATTAAPATTAAPATTVAPDTTAAPDTTAAPTTTAAPTTTAAPTTEAPMEPTVIRVRLNWTADPGFLGLYMADELGFFTEENVVAEFEYGGPNVPHPVQILAGGAADIGFGGLAIIADAVSQGDEFVIFGTRLQEGILGISSLASDPILTASDICGSKIGATPGDIVQLDALLTLNGLEAGCYDMVPVGYDPSPVAEGLVRGQINYMNSHPVILDFMGIDNVAVSYADLGMQMYHDLAFVNRSFLDANRDAVVGFLRAMIKGWEAAFADPDAAIDLMMNKWGGAEIGMDISFQRPVHDAQVPLMTSSLTDEKGLFQMDFDLMASTMWDVLALTGIENLPSAESMIDTSLLDDAFAGCGASLLAC; from the coding sequence ATGATTCTCGTATTGGCCTTGCTGGCGGCCGCGTGCGGAGATGACGAGCCTGCCGCCACGACGGCTGCCCCCGCCACGACCGCCGCGCCCGCAACCACGGTCGCGCCGGATACCACGGCCGCGCCGGATACCACGGCCGCGCCCACCACAACGGCGGCGCCCACCACAACGGCGGCGCCGACCACCGAAGCTCCCATGGAACCGACGGTTATCCGTGTCCGGCTGAACTGGACGGCGGATCCCGGATTCCTCGGGCTGTACATGGCGGACGAATTGGGGTTCTTCACCGAGGAGAACGTGGTGGCCGAGTTCGAGTACGGCGGCCCGAACGTGCCGCATCCCGTCCAGATCCTGGCCGGGGGAGCTGCGGACATCGGCTTCGGCGGTCTGGCCATCATTGCCGATGCAGTGTCACAAGGCGATGAATTCGTGATCTTCGGGACAAGGCTTCAAGAGGGCATCCTGGGGATCAGTTCGCTGGCCTCGGACCCGATCCTGACTGCGAGCGACATATGCGGCAGCAAGATCGGGGCCACCCCCGGTGACATAGTCCAACTCGATGCGCTGCTGACCCTCAACGGGCTGGAGGCCGGGTGTTACGACATGGTCCCGGTTGGTTACGACCCGTCACCGGTCGCTGAAGGCTTGGTGCGTGGCCAGATCAACTACATGAACAGCCACCCCGTCATTCTCGACTTCATGGGCATCGACAACGTGGCCGTGTCCTATGCCGACCTGGGCATGCAGATGTATCACGACCTGGCGTTCGTCAACCGAAGCTTCCTGGACGCCAACCGCGATGCGGTGGTGGGATTCCTGCGGGCGATGATCAAGGGCTGGGAGGCGGCCTTCGCCGATCCGGATGCCGCCATCGACCTCATGATGAACAAGTGGGGAGGGGCCGAGATCGGCATGGACATCTCGTTCCAGCGGCCCGTCCATGACGCTCAGGTACCTCTGATGACGAGCAGCCTCACCGATGAGAAGGGTCTGTTCCAGATGGACTTCGATCTCATGGCGTCCACTATGTGGGACGTCTTGGCCCTGACGGGTATCGAGAACCTTCCCAGTGCCGAGTCGATGATCGACACCAGCCTGCTCGATGATGCGTTCGCCGGCTGCGGAGCCTCGCTCCTGGCCTGCTGA
- a CDS encoding ABC transporter ATP-binding protein gives MTDRSFADGDAGGEVADGSPVISLRDVSKEFKLRRGESLLAVSDVSFHVAAGEFVALIGPSGCGKSTLLRLVGSLEVPSGGTVVVNGRQPAELAAAHRLGVAFQDHALLPWLSSWDNIALPFHVAGMKPDRERISDLISLVGMAGFEKARPKQLSGGMRQRVAIARALALNPEVLLLDEPFGALDAVTRRQMNMELQRIWSAQQHTTILVTHSVDEALFLADRVIVLTERPGRVKLVQEVEFERPRTRELATTPEFHAIADELTLALDSTGA, from the coding sequence TTGACTGACCGCAGCTTCGCCGATGGTGACGCGGGCGGAGAGGTCGCGGACGGGTCACCGGTCATATCGCTGCGGGATGTGAGCAAGGAGTTCAAGCTTCGGAGGGGCGAGTCGTTGCTGGCTGTCTCCGACGTCAGCTTCCACGTGGCGGCCGGCGAGTTCGTTGCGCTCATCGGGCCTTCCGGGTGCGGTAAGTCGACCTTGCTACGGCTGGTCGGATCGCTGGAAGTGCCTTCCGGCGGCACCGTGGTCGTGAACGGGCGACAGCCTGCCGAGTTGGCGGCCGCGCATCGCCTAGGCGTGGCCTTCCAAGATCACGCTCTGCTTCCCTGGCTCAGTTCGTGGGACAACATCGCGCTGCCGTTCCACGTGGCCGGGATGAAGCCGGACCGCGAGCGCATCTCCGATCTCATCTCGCTCGTCGGTATGGCGGGGTTCGAGAAGGCGAGGCCGAAACAGCTCTCCGGCGGGATGCGCCAGCGCGTCGCCATCGCCCGCGCCCTCGCCCTGAACCCCGAAGTCCTACTCCTTGACGAGCCGTTCGGAGCCCTCGATGCAGTGACCCGCCGGCAAATGAACATGGAACTGCAGCGGATCTGGTCCGCTCAGCAGCACACCACGATTCTGGTGACCCACTCGGTAGACGAGGCTCTGTTCCTCGCCGACCGGGTCATCGTTCTGACCGAGCGTCCAGGGCGGGTGAAACTGGTGCAGGAAGTGGAGTTCGAGAGGCCTCGGACACGAGAGTTGGCAACCACACCGGAGTTCCACGCCATAGCCGACGAACTCACCCTGGCCCTGGACTCGACTGGAGCCTGA
- a CDS encoding DNA-binding protein, which produces MKVFEFDPGRVHLVSLSQGDDLVDSLTEFARSNGVLGATITFLGSVSRADLSWYDPDTGDYRTFVREEQLEVAGGTGNISLYEGQPLVHIHAVFADSTGRTIGGHINPGTMVFAMEATVQELVGDPPEFWGTL; this is translated from the coding sequence GTGAAGGTATTCGAATTCGATCCGGGCAGGGTCCACCTGGTGAGCCTGAGCCAGGGGGATGATTTGGTGGACTCGTTGACAGAATTCGCCCGGTCCAACGGCGTCCTGGGTGCGACGATCACCTTTCTCGGCTCGGTGAGCCGCGCCGACCTGTCCTGGTACGACCCCGACACCGGCGACTATCGCACCTTCGTGCGGGAGGAGCAGCTGGAGGTTGCGGGCGGAACGGGAAACATCTCCCTGTATGAGGGTCAACCGCTGGTCCACATACACGCCGTGTTCGCCGACTCGACCGGCCGGACCATCGGGGGCCATATCAACCCCGGAACCATGGTGTTCGCGATGGAAGCCACCGTCCAGGAGTTGGTGGGCGATCCGCCGGAGTTCTGGGGAACCCTATGA
- a CDS encoding mandelate racemase/muconate lactonizing enzyme family protein yields MKISRITAFSAGYMKVDPEMHRSFSLVKIDTDAGHVGWGEASSSYGHSYPTVVETIVNDVLADVLVGKNPLAIRARLAEMHLWLDGYLGWDGISAQVIGAIEIALWDIFGQEHGVSLAAILGAGVDSLPLYATGTTSFEVDLGWHETYFDDVLEVGIKAIKVRLGNDPDRDLELIARTRSVIGDDCLLMADGYWTYTLREAIRLARRMEPYDVSFYEEPIPQYMIEALAELRAESPVRIAVGERVFSLAGFRNVVHHRAADVLQPDPTVCGGILACMEVAALAKAHDLAVVPHIGGLTAVGVAAGLHLAAAIEPEVLEYDPDPYQPLRDGLLVDPIFGMDRVENGRMAVPTGPGLGIEIDEDVLAAYPYERGRLYQELYPEHGAGRL; encoded by the coding sequence ATGAAGATATCCCGGATCACGGCCTTCTCGGCCGGCTACATGAAGGTCGATCCGGAGATGCATCGCAGCTTCTCGCTGGTCAAGATCGACACGGACGCGGGGCACGTCGGATGGGGCGAGGCGAGCTCGTCCTACGGGCACTCGTACCCCACGGTCGTGGAGACCATCGTCAATGATGTTCTCGCCGACGTACTCGTCGGCAAGAACCCGCTGGCCATCAGGGCCCGCCTTGCCGAGATGCACCTGTGGCTGGACGGCTACCTCGGATGGGACGGGATCTCGGCCCAGGTCATCGGCGCCATCGAGATAGCTCTCTGGGACATCTTCGGTCAGGAGCACGGTGTCTCCCTCGCGGCAATACTCGGCGCCGGCGTGGACAGTCTGCCCCTGTACGCCACCGGGACGACATCGTTCGAGGTGGACCTCGGCTGGCACGAGACGTACTTCGATGATGTCCTCGAGGTCGGGATCAAAGCCATCAAGGTGCGGCTGGGCAACGACCCGGATCGGGATCTCGAGTTGATCGCCCGGACCAGGAGCGTCATCGGTGACGATTGCCTCCTGATGGCTGACGGCTACTGGACGTACACCCTCCGCGAGGCGATCCGCCTGGCCCGGAGGATGGAACCGTACGACGTGAGCTTCTACGAGGAACCCATTCCCCAGTACATGATCGAGGCGCTCGCCGAGCTCCGGGCCGAGTCACCGGTCCGCATCGCGGTCGGTGAGCGGGTTTTCTCCCTGGCCGGATTCAGGAACGTGGTGCATCATCGCGCCGCGGATGTTCTCCAGCCGGACCCGACGGTTTGCGGCGGCATACTCGCCTGCATGGAGGTGGCGGCCCTGGCGAAGGCACACGATCTCGCCGTGGTCCCCCACATCGGAGGCCTGACCGCTGTAGGAGTGGCGGCGGGTCTTCACCTTGCGGCCGCCATCGAACCCGAGGTGCTCGAGTACGACCCCGATCCCTACCAGCCGCTACGGGACGGTCTGCTGGTCGACCCCATCTTCGGCATGGATCGCGTCGAGAACGGCCGCATGGCGGTCCCCACCGGGCCCGGGCTGGGGATCGAGATCGACGAGGACGTCCTGGCTGCCTACCCATACGAGCGGGGGAGGCTCTATCAAGAGTTGTACCCCGAGCACGGCGCCGGCCGCCTGTAG